The proteins below are encoded in one region of Bos indicus x Bos taurus breed Angus x Brahman F1 hybrid chromosome 2, Bos_hybrid_MaternalHap_v2.0, whole genome shotgun sequence:
- the LOC113900448 gene encoding LOW QUALITY PROTEIN: antizyme inhibitor 2-like (The sequence of the model RefSeq protein was modified relative to this genomic sequence to represent the inferred CDS: substituted 1 base at 1 genomic stop codon) yields MLKLHLAEGLVGVSGVSIPIGNSKESKESPGSTWPKDIIALEPGETAWDVVLKKIKELSDSDCRHAFMVADLDVLASRHQVFRQALPRVSPFYVVKCNSSPWMLRVLAALGTSFDCSSQGELEQVLDLGVAPSRIVYANPCKPVSHIRFASLHGVKLLVFNSEEELIKVAQHQKFXYPLHPSPRLVLWWTQDSDSIFPLSSKFGARLEVCEHLLESARDLGLAVVGTSFHVGSRCQTPRNFMKAIVDCWRVFEMGSSIGHDMSLLDIRGGFSGEEGSDPEFEEVAGVINTALAQDFPEGSGVEVIAEPGRFYATFVCTTAVNIIAKKAVLEPRGRRKLLYYLNDGHYGTFRIFPRESEPRMPIMVKELSPKLSLFPCTLFGPTCDAFDKLFLKEVQLPELDVGDWLVFPFMGAYTSVLSSTFSGSSPTSICYAVGPELRSLLETTP; encoded by the exons ATGTTGAAACTGCACCTGGCCGAGGGTTTGGTTGGAGTGTCGGGGGTCAGCATTCCCATCGGGAACTCAAAGGAGAGTAAAGAAAGCCCTGGAAGCACATGGCCAAAGGACATCATTGCCCTGGAGCCTGGAGAAACTGCCTGGGATGTGGTCCTGAAGAAGATCAAGGAGCTCTCGGATTCG GACTGCCGACATGCTTTCATGGTGGCCGACCTGGACGTGCTGGCCAGCCGCCACCAGGTCTTCCGCCAGGCCCTGCCGCGGGTCTCACCCTTCTACGTGGTGAAGTGCAACAGCAGCCCCTGGATGCTGCGTGTCCTGGCCGCCCTGGGCACCAGCTTCGACTGTTCCAGCCAG GGCGAGCTGGAGCAGGTGCTGGACCTGGGCGTGGCTCCCTCACGCATCGTCTATGCCAACCCCTGCAAGCCTGTCTCCCACATCCGCTTTGCTTCCCTCCACGGGGTGAAGCTCCTGGTGTTCAACAGCGAGGAGGAGCTAATCAAGGTGGCCCAGCATCAG AAATTCTGATACCCTTTGCACCCCTCTCCCAGGCTGGTCCTCTGGTGGACCCAGGACAGTGACAGCATCTTTCCCCTGAGCTCTAAGTTTGGGGCCAGGCTGGAGGTGTGTGAACATCTGCTCGAGTCTGCCAGGGACCTGGGGTTGGCTGTGGTTGGAACCAG CTTCCATGTGGGCTCAAGATGCCAGACACCCCGTAACTTCATGAAGGCCATCGTCGACTGCTGGCGCGTGTTTGAGATGGGCAGCAGCATTGGGCATGACATGAGCCTCCTGGACATCAGAGGGGGCTTCTCTGGAGAGGAAGGCTCTGACCCTGAGTTTGAGGAG GTGGCAGGAGTGATCAACACTGCCCTGGCCCAGGACTTCCCCGAGGGGAGTGGCGTCGAGGTCATCGCAGAGCCTGGACGCTTCTATGCAACATTTGTCTGCACGACCGCTGTCAACATCATTGCCAAGAAGGCTGTGCTGGAGCCCA GAGGCCGCCGGAAGCTGCTGTACTATCTCAATGATGGCCACTATGGAACATTCCGCATCTTTCCCAGGGAGTCTGAACCCAGGATGCCCATTATGGTGAAG GAGCTCAGCCCCAAGCTGTCCCTCTTCCCCTGCACCCTCTTTGGCCCCACGTGTGATGCCTTTGACAAGCTCTTCTTGAAGGAGGTGCAGCTGCCAGAGCTGGATGTGGGCGACTGGCTGGTCTTCCCGTTCATGGGTGCCTACACGTCTGTCCTGAGCTCCACCTTCAGtggctcctctcccacctccatctGCTATGCCGTGGGGCCTGAGCTCAG GAGCCTGCTGGAGACCACACCGTAG